From Columba livia isolate bColLiv1 breed racing homer chromosome 7, bColLiv1.pat.W.v2, whole genome shotgun sequence, one genomic window encodes:
- the CEP70 gene encoding centrosomal protein of 70 kDa isoform X4, with product MTEVPWWSSAAAGEGRVGKAKQAVNAPRVETRESCCPHKLQKYIRDEIRQERGRASRQEQRANDLENVVKNIKSKICQLEDEAIAKVCQQQNQVRELQKDQQVSQAKYQQQQEKLQEQEQIIARLQKELCKVGMEEQQRVATQNKMLCRFCKRAPKFLLDQQFLCLIDYYESQISQMKKELRQYKKDEDQVQREAKSKEEFLNLDATPNYRALLTSFQKQLTETKARNEQLLLENINLKKDLEIRPTVQELKLYKHQVKKLEKTLKKTIQSSGSSSRERAEEKKESESIAGGDQLQAVCQQYLQVLSHIDSVLRSPRAPPLIYRRSKGLVQSSVKENGQECGFEHLPLTIEMWADQLTALKDLHKSLRKVSLELVPWHTADPQDNRESVRVEDLQFMVDAILEEIENKEKSSQTPSLPTLFAIVSHFQKLFDVNSLNGVYPRMNEVYTKLGEMTNVMRNLHELLGLDSSAPPTVVVDTVGKLCDIINEKVTEQVQQLLGTQDIHSIINKLEEHECFFPPFQALIQDLLCLLEISNLDDILPTVQNLKLVAS from the exons ATGACGGAGGTACCGTGGTGGAGCTCAG ctgcagcaggagagggCAGAGTGGGAAAAGCTAAACAAGCTGTTAATGCGCCACGGGTTGAAACCCGTGAGTCTTGCTGCCCCCACAAGCTGCAGAAATATATCAG agaTGAGATACGACAGGAACGAGGTCGTGCATCTCGGCAAGAACAACGGGCTAACGATTTGGAAAATGTGGTGAAAAACATTAAGTCCAAAATTTGTCAGCTGGAAGATGAGGCAATAGCTAAAGTTTGCCAGCAACAGAATCAAGTCAGAGAACTTCAGAAAGATCAACAGGTTTCCCAG GCAAAATAtcaacagcagcaggaaaagctgCAAGAACAGGAACAGATTATTGCCCGTTTGCagaaggagctctgcaaagtggggATGGAGGAGCAACAGCGTGTGGCGActcaaaacaaaatgctttgtcGGTTTTGCAAAAGAGCTCCGAAGTTTCTCCTGGATCAGCA gtTCCTTTGTCTAATTGATTATTATGAATCTCAAATTAGTCAGATGAAAAAGGAGCTAAG GCAATACAAAAAAGATGAAGACCAGGTACagagagaagcaaaaagcaaggaagaatTCTTAAATCTAGATGCTACTCCTAATTATAGAGCACTGCTCACG TCTTTCCAGAAACAACTTACTGAAACAAAAGCCAGGAACGAACAGCTTTTGCTTGAAAATATAAATCTCAAGAAAGACTTGGAAATAAG GCCAACTGTACAGGAATTAAAGCTTTACAAGCACCAGGTGAAAAAACTAGAGaaaactttaaagaaaactaTCCA ATCTTCGGGGAGCAGTTCcagagaaagagcagaagagaagaaagaatctGAGAGTATTGCAGGAGGAGACCAGCTGCAGGCAGTTTGCCAGCAATACTTACAG GTTTTGTCCCATATTGATTCTGTTTTGCGAAGTCCAAGAGCTCCTCCATTGATATACAGGCGCAGTAAAGGGCTGGTGCAAAGTTCTGTTAAAGAAAATGGACAAGAATGTGGATTTGAGCACCTTCCGCTTACAATAGAAATGTGGGCAGATCAGCTAACGGCCCTAAAG GATTTGCATAAGTCCCTGAGAAAAGTGTCTCTGGAATTGGTGCCCTGGCACACTGCAGATCCACAGGATAACAGAGAATCCGTACGAGTTGAAGACCTCCAGTTCATGGTAGATGCAATTttggaagaaatagaaaataaagaaaag AGCAGCCAGACACCGTCCTTGCCAACCCTGTTTGCAATAGTCTCTCACTTCCAGAAGCTGTTTGATGTGAATTCTCTGAATGGTGTTTATCCACGAATGAATGAGGTTTACACAAAGCTTGGGGAAATGACCAACGTGATGAGAAATCTCCACGAGCTCCTGGGACTAG aCAGTTCGGCTCCACCCACTGTGGTAGTGGATACTGTTGGGAAACTGTGTGACATAATTAATGAGAAGGTGACTGAGCAGGTACAGCAGCTTCTGGGGACCCAAGACATCCACAG TATAATCAATAAGCTAGAAGAGCATGAGTGCTTCTTTCCACCATTTCAAGCTCTCATTCAAGATTTGCTCTGTCTTCTAG aGATCAGTAACCTGGATGATATTTTACCTACTGTACAAAATTTGAAATTAGTAGCTAGTTAA
- the CEP70 gene encoding centrosomal protein of 70 kDa isoform X1, whose amino-acid sequence MTELQQERAEWEKLNKLLMRHGLKPVSLAAPTSCRNISDMFVLDCQSSLGIRLALKTLLEDTDRHQRMMQGLMETNHSLRDEIRQERGRASRQEQRANDLENVVKNIKSKICQLEDEAIAKVCQQQNQVRELQKDQQVSQAKYQQQQEKLQEQEQIIARLQKELCKVGMEEQQRVATQNKMLCRFCKRAPKFLLDQQFLCLIDYYESQISQMKKELRQYKKDEDQVQREAKSKEEFLNLDATPNYRALLTSFQKQLTETKARNEQLLLENINLKKDLEIRPTVQELKLYKHQVKKLEKTLKKTIQSSGSSSRERAEEKKESESIAGGDQLQAVCQQYLQVLSHIDSVLRSPRAPPLIYRRSKGLVQSSVKENGQECGFEHLPLTIEMWADQLTALKDLHKSLRKVSLELVPWHTADPQDNRESVRVEDLQFMVDAILEEIENKEKSSQTPSLPTLFAIVSHFQKLFDVNSLNGVYPRMNEVYTKLGEMTNVMRNLHELLGLDSSAPPTVVVDTVGKLCDIINEKVTEQVQQLLGTQDIHSIINKLEEHECFFPPFQALIQDLLCLLEISNLDDILPTVQNLKLVAS is encoded by the exons ATGACGGAG ctgcagcaggagagggCAGAGTGGGAAAAGCTAAACAAGCTGTTAATGCGCCACGGGTTGAAACCCGTGAGTCTTGCTGCCCCCACAAGCTGCAGAAATATATCAG ACATGTTTGTGTTAGACTGTCAGTCTTCTCTAGGAATAAGACTTGCATTAAAAACGTTGCTGGAAGACACTGACCGACACCAGAGAATGATGCAGGGGCTTATGGAGACTAATCACTCTCTTAG agaTGAGATACGACAGGAACGAGGTCGTGCATCTCGGCAAGAACAACGGGCTAACGATTTGGAAAATGTGGTGAAAAACATTAAGTCCAAAATTTGTCAGCTGGAAGATGAGGCAATAGCTAAAGTTTGCCAGCAACAGAATCAAGTCAGAGAACTTCAGAAAGATCAACAGGTTTCCCAG GCAAAATAtcaacagcagcaggaaaagctgCAAGAACAGGAACAGATTATTGCCCGTTTGCagaaggagctctgcaaagtggggATGGAGGAGCAACAGCGTGTGGCGActcaaaacaaaatgctttgtcGGTTTTGCAAAAGAGCTCCGAAGTTTCTCCTGGATCAGCA gtTCCTTTGTCTAATTGATTATTATGAATCTCAAATTAGTCAGATGAAAAAGGAGCTAAG GCAATACAAAAAAGATGAAGACCAGGTACagagagaagcaaaaagcaaggaagaatTCTTAAATCTAGATGCTACTCCTAATTATAGAGCACTGCTCACG TCTTTCCAGAAACAACTTACTGAAACAAAAGCCAGGAACGAACAGCTTTTGCTTGAAAATATAAATCTCAAGAAAGACTTGGAAATAAG GCCAACTGTACAGGAATTAAAGCTTTACAAGCACCAGGTGAAAAAACTAGAGaaaactttaaagaaaactaTCCA ATCTTCGGGGAGCAGTTCcagagaaagagcagaagagaagaaagaatctGAGAGTATTGCAGGAGGAGACCAGCTGCAGGCAGTTTGCCAGCAATACTTACAG GTTTTGTCCCATATTGATTCTGTTTTGCGAAGTCCAAGAGCTCCTCCATTGATATACAGGCGCAGTAAAGGGCTGGTGCAAAGTTCTGTTAAAGAAAATGGACAAGAATGTGGATTTGAGCACCTTCCGCTTACAATAGAAATGTGGGCAGATCAGCTAACGGCCCTAAAG GATTTGCATAAGTCCCTGAGAAAAGTGTCTCTGGAATTGGTGCCCTGGCACACTGCAGATCCACAGGATAACAGAGAATCCGTACGAGTTGAAGACCTCCAGTTCATGGTAGATGCAATTttggaagaaatagaaaataaagaaaag AGCAGCCAGACACCGTCCTTGCCAACCCTGTTTGCAATAGTCTCTCACTTCCAGAAGCTGTTTGATGTGAATTCTCTGAATGGTGTTTATCCACGAATGAATGAGGTTTACACAAAGCTTGGGGAAATGACCAACGTGATGAGAAATCTCCACGAGCTCCTGGGACTAG aCAGTTCGGCTCCACCCACTGTGGTAGTGGATACTGTTGGGAAACTGTGTGACATAATTAATGAGAAGGTGACTGAGCAGGTACAGCAGCTTCTGGGGACCCAAGACATCCACAG TATAATCAATAAGCTAGAAGAGCATGAGTGCTTCTTTCCACCATTTCAAGCTCTCATTCAAGATTTGCTCTGTCTTCTAG aGATCAGTAACCTGGATGATATTTTACCTACTGTACAAAATTTGAAATTAGTAGCTAGTTAA
- the CEP70 gene encoding centrosomal protein of 70 kDa isoform X2 produces the protein MRHGLKPVSLAAPTSCRNISDMFVLDCQSSLGIRLALKTLLEDTDRHQRMMQGLMETNHSLRDEIRQERGRASRQEQRANDLENVVKNIKSKICQLEDEAIAKVCQQQNQVRELQKDQQVSQAKYQQQQEKLQEQEQIIARLQKELCKVGMEEQQRVATQNKMLCRFCKRAPKFLLDQQFLCLIDYYESQISQMKKELRQYKKDEDQVQREAKSKEEFLNLDATPNYRALLTSFQKQLTETKARNEQLLLENINLKKDLEIRPTVQELKLYKHQVKKLEKTLKKTIQSSGSSSRERAEEKKESESIAGGDQLQAVCQQYLQVLSHIDSVLRSPRAPPLIYRRSKGLVQSSVKENGQECGFEHLPLTIEMWADQLTALKDLHKSLRKVSLELVPWHTADPQDNRESVRVEDLQFMVDAILEEIENKEKSSQTPSLPTLFAIVSHFQKLFDVNSLNGVYPRMNEVYTKLGEMTNVMRNLHELLGLDSSAPPTVVVDTVGKLCDIINEKVTEQVQQLLGTQDIHSIINKLEEHECFFPPFQALIQDLLCLLEISNLDDILPTVQNLKLVAS, from the exons ATGCGCCACGGGTTGAAACCCGTGAGTCTTGCTGCCCCCACAAGCTGCAGAAATATATCAG ACATGTTTGTGTTAGACTGTCAGTCTTCTCTAGGAATAAGACTTGCATTAAAAACGTTGCTGGAAGACACTGACCGACACCAGAGAATGATGCAGGGGCTTATGGAGACTAATCACTCTCTTAG agaTGAGATACGACAGGAACGAGGTCGTGCATCTCGGCAAGAACAACGGGCTAACGATTTGGAAAATGTGGTGAAAAACATTAAGTCCAAAATTTGTCAGCTGGAAGATGAGGCAATAGCTAAAGTTTGCCAGCAACAGAATCAAGTCAGAGAACTTCAGAAAGATCAACAGGTTTCCCAG GCAAAATAtcaacagcagcaggaaaagctgCAAGAACAGGAACAGATTATTGCCCGTTTGCagaaggagctctgcaaagtggggATGGAGGAGCAACAGCGTGTGGCGActcaaaacaaaatgctttgtcGGTTTTGCAAAAGAGCTCCGAAGTTTCTCCTGGATCAGCA gtTCCTTTGTCTAATTGATTATTATGAATCTCAAATTAGTCAGATGAAAAAGGAGCTAAG GCAATACAAAAAAGATGAAGACCAGGTACagagagaagcaaaaagcaaggaagaatTCTTAAATCTAGATGCTACTCCTAATTATAGAGCACTGCTCACG TCTTTCCAGAAACAACTTACTGAAACAAAAGCCAGGAACGAACAGCTTTTGCTTGAAAATATAAATCTCAAGAAAGACTTGGAAATAAG GCCAACTGTACAGGAATTAAAGCTTTACAAGCACCAGGTGAAAAAACTAGAGaaaactttaaagaaaactaTCCA ATCTTCGGGGAGCAGTTCcagagaaagagcagaagagaagaaagaatctGAGAGTATTGCAGGAGGAGACCAGCTGCAGGCAGTTTGCCAGCAATACTTACAG GTTTTGTCCCATATTGATTCTGTTTTGCGAAGTCCAAGAGCTCCTCCATTGATATACAGGCGCAGTAAAGGGCTGGTGCAAAGTTCTGTTAAAGAAAATGGACAAGAATGTGGATTTGAGCACCTTCCGCTTACAATAGAAATGTGGGCAGATCAGCTAACGGCCCTAAAG GATTTGCATAAGTCCCTGAGAAAAGTGTCTCTGGAATTGGTGCCCTGGCACACTGCAGATCCACAGGATAACAGAGAATCCGTACGAGTTGAAGACCTCCAGTTCATGGTAGATGCAATTttggaagaaatagaaaataaagaaaag AGCAGCCAGACACCGTCCTTGCCAACCCTGTTTGCAATAGTCTCTCACTTCCAGAAGCTGTTTGATGTGAATTCTCTGAATGGTGTTTATCCACGAATGAATGAGGTTTACACAAAGCTTGGGGAAATGACCAACGTGATGAGAAATCTCCACGAGCTCCTGGGACTAG aCAGTTCGGCTCCACCCACTGTGGTAGTGGATACTGTTGGGAAACTGTGTGACATAATTAATGAGAAGGTGACTGAGCAGGTACAGCAGCTTCTGGGGACCCAAGACATCCACAG TATAATCAATAAGCTAGAAGAGCATGAGTGCTTCTTTCCACCATTTCAAGCTCTCATTCAAGATTTGCTCTGTCTTCTAG aGATCAGTAACCTGGATGATATTTTACCTACTGTACAAAATTTGAAATTAGTAGCTAGTTAA
- the CEP70 gene encoding centrosomal protein of 70 kDa isoform X3 gives MTELQQERAEWEKLNKLLMRHGLKPVSLAAPTSCRNISDMFVLDCQSSLGIRLALKTLLEDTDRHQRMMQGLMETNHSLRDEIRQERGRASRQEQRANDLENVVKNIKSKICQLEDEAIAKVCQQQNQVRELQKDQQVSQAKYQQQQEKLQEQEQIIARLQKELCKVGMEEQQRVATQNKMLCRFCKRAPKFLLDQQFLCLIDYYESQISQMKKELRQYKKDEDQVQREAKSKEEFLNLDATPNYRALLTSFQKQLTETKARNEQLLLENINLKKDLEIRPTVQELKLYKHQVKKLEKTLKKTIQSSGSSSRERAEEKKESESIAGGDQLQAVCQQYLQVLSHIDSVLRSPRAPPLIYRRSKGLVQSSVKENGQECGFEHLPLTIEMWADQLTALKDLHKSLRKVSLELVPWHTADPQDNRESVRVEDLQFMVDAILEEIENKEKSSQTPSLPTLFAIVSHFQKLFDVNSLNGVYPRMNEVYTKLGEMTNVMRNLHELLGLDSSAPPTVVVDTVGKLCDIINEKVTEQVQQLLGTQDIHRLAADKEPAFSTCSANTLKMNCSRQQV, from the exons ATGACGGAG ctgcagcaggagagggCAGAGTGGGAAAAGCTAAACAAGCTGTTAATGCGCCACGGGTTGAAACCCGTGAGTCTTGCTGCCCCCACAAGCTGCAGAAATATATCAG ACATGTTTGTGTTAGACTGTCAGTCTTCTCTAGGAATAAGACTTGCATTAAAAACGTTGCTGGAAGACACTGACCGACACCAGAGAATGATGCAGGGGCTTATGGAGACTAATCACTCTCTTAG agaTGAGATACGACAGGAACGAGGTCGTGCATCTCGGCAAGAACAACGGGCTAACGATTTGGAAAATGTGGTGAAAAACATTAAGTCCAAAATTTGTCAGCTGGAAGATGAGGCAATAGCTAAAGTTTGCCAGCAACAGAATCAAGTCAGAGAACTTCAGAAAGATCAACAGGTTTCCCAG GCAAAATAtcaacagcagcaggaaaagctgCAAGAACAGGAACAGATTATTGCCCGTTTGCagaaggagctctgcaaagtggggATGGAGGAGCAACAGCGTGTGGCGActcaaaacaaaatgctttgtcGGTTTTGCAAAAGAGCTCCGAAGTTTCTCCTGGATCAGCA gtTCCTTTGTCTAATTGATTATTATGAATCTCAAATTAGTCAGATGAAAAAGGAGCTAAG GCAATACAAAAAAGATGAAGACCAGGTACagagagaagcaaaaagcaaggaagaatTCTTAAATCTAGATGCTACTCCTAATTATAGAGCACTGCTCACG TCTTTCCAGAAACAACTTACTGAAACAAAAGCCAGGAACGAACAGCTTTTGCTTGAAAATATAAATCTCAAGAAAGACTTGGAAATAAG GCCAACTGTACAGGAATTAAAGCTTTACAAGCACCAGGTGAAAAAACTAGAGaaaactttaaagaaaactaTCCA ATCTTCGGGGAGCAGTTCcagagaaagagcagaagagaagaaagaatctGAGAGTATTGCAGGAGGAGACCAGCTGCAGGCAGTTTGCCAGCAATACTTACAG GTTTTGTCCCATATTGATTCTGTTTTGCGAAGTCCAAGAGCTCCTCCATTGATATACAGGCGCAGTAAAGGGCTGGTGCAAAGTTCTGTTAAAGAAAATGGACAAGAATGTGGATTTGAGCACCTTCCGCTTACAATAGAAATGTGGGCAGATCAGCTAACGGCCCTAAAG GATTTGCATAAGTCCCTGAGAAAAGTGTCTCTGGAATTGGTGCCCTGGCACACTGCAGATCCACAGGATAACAGAGAATCCGTACGAGTTGAAGACCTCCAGTTCATGGTAGATGCAATTttggaagaaatagaaaataaagaaaag AGCAGCCAGACACCGTCCTTGCCAACCCTGTTTGCAATAGTCTCTCACTTCCAGAAGCTGTTTGATGTGAATTCTCTGAATGGTGTTTATCCACGAATGAATGAGGTTTACACAAAGCTTGGGGAAATGACCAACGTGATGAGAAATCTCCACGAGCTCCTGGGACTAG aCAGTTCGGCTCCACCCACTGTGGTAGTGGATACTGTTGGGAAACTGTGTGACATAATTAATGAGAAGGTGACTGAGCAGGTACAGCAGCTTCTGGGGACCCAAGACATCCACAG ACTAGCAGCAGACAAAGAGCCTGCATTCAGCACGTGCTCTGCAAACACACTAAAGATGAACTGCAGCAGGCAGCAAGTCTGA